The genomic region tatatacatacatacatacatacatacatacatatgtgtataatTTGCAATACTAATTATAAATACATACACATTTGTAAAAATTTAggcctacacacacacacacatatattccaTTATGAGTAACGAGTTTTGTGCAATACATGTGAGGAATTTTAGTTATTTTGAAAGCATGGAAATGGCAAGAGTTAGAATTGTCTAACatattggttcaattacttttttcATTATATATGATTAAACAACTGATGATATGATTGTCTAACATGCAAGTTCAATAAATGTGATTGTTTGAATTGCTCAATTATGATATTTCTTTTTGTTTCCTTATTGTGAATGTATAGAAATGGTTGGGGATATGATAGAGTTCTTAACATTTAGAACTGGGGATGTGATATCATAACATGTATTACTTTTTTCATTATATATGATTAAACAATTGATAATATGATTGTCTAACAAACAGGTTCAATTAATATGATTGTCTAAATTGAGGATTATATGTATTCCATGATTCTTTTTCAATTATAATGTTTCTTTTTATGTGTTCCTTGTTATTTTCCTTATTGTGAACGTATATAAATGTTAAGAGTTGAAATTGGGGATATGATATAGTTCTTATTACTAGCTAGAATTGGGGATATGATATAGTTCTTACTAGTTAGAATTGGGGACGTGATAGCATAACACACATTACTTTTTTcattatatatgaaaaaaaaactaatataatattattatttctaAAGGGCCTGATGGTGGAGCAGGCTTGCATAATTGGGATGGTGGCTGattaattgatatatatatatatatatatgaatgccTCAATATCTTTTTCTACATATAACACCAATGTCAACTTCTAGTTGTATAATAATAAGCATTAAATGAAATCAACATTACATGATTTATACTTAACCATTGACAATTGATGAACAAATTAGTTGTGAGTACAATAGATCATTCACTCACAAAACAAAAGGATTATCCCAAGTTATTCCACCATCCACTTGATTGTTAATTGTTTTTGTGCACAATCCTTTTGGCTGATTATGTAtaaacacacacgcacacacacacacacacacacacacataactaTGCAATATCTATACAAACAATGCATTTCATGCTCAATTTACatgactatttaagtgtttaatgTACCTATCTTTCGTTCGACTTTGTGTCAATACAttggaatacacacacacacacacacacacacacacacacacacacacacacacacacacacacacacacacacacacacacacacacacatttaagtATTTCATGCACTCATCTGTCAACCAACTCTATGTAAATACATTACAAAACATGTAATATAAGATGAGTATTGATGTATTAATATAAGATGAGTATGGAAGTTGCAAGAGGTGTCTGAAAAGAAGTGTTGATCAAGTATCTAGAACTGCCAAATGTATAAATAGACATTTCTCTGCAAGTGGAAAAATTTGAATTATTGGAGGGAATTTGTATAGGTTTAGATGAAATTAGTTGTAGAAGTGATAGGAATTGTAAGGCGAATGCTATGCATGATTTTGAGTTTGAGTGATTTAATTTGGCACGAGAGTTGTattgagaaatttgaaattaagctttttttatttaaatttggcCCGTATGAAATAAATAGCACAGATTCATAGGTGTATACATAGCCCTCACCACCATTGGATCCTCTCCCTTAATGCATTTCATGTTATCATCTGCTCAACTATTTTACAATTATGTTAAATTGATAAACATGGTGAGTCTGAGttttgttttacaattttgacaggcCAAATATCCATAAAGAGGAGTGTAGGTGGATATTGTAAAACTAGAAGTTGGTGAACTAGGAATGAGAGGTTAATAATTATATTTGTAATATGATGAAATGTGTGTGAAAGTCGGTCATCCATCCCATCTATGATGAAGAAAACTGAATTTGTCACATAGATTATCTAATATGTACCACCCTTAACATATTATAAatccaattaaaaaaaaataaaattattgtcaCATATTAATGTTTTTTGGGCATATAATGAACCCaatcaaccactatctcaactatACAAGCCGGCTCCACCATGAGGCCCTCTCCCTTATCCTGCACTGCACTTCTGCTTAAAAAACATTATTCTGGTGTGACCTGCACGACGTTGACAGTGTCTATACACTATACAGATAATATAAAATTCATATCACGCAGAATGCATTCATTATAATGGGGCCTCCAAAATGTGATGGCATCCATCTTTTATTGCTACACATAAGACAGACGAATATAAAACTAAAAAATGTACAGCATTCATTGCTgacatttcaagcattcaaactAAAGTAGGTACTGActtcaatcaaatctccaaacattaGATTTCAATCagatatttaaacaaaaaaaatggtGAACGACCAATTTAAACTAAATTATTCTTCTTGTTGCTGCATTGTCTAGTTGTGGGTAAATTGTGGTGTTTTCTGTATCACTCGTATTCTTATGAAGAAACTGTTTAATCCAGTGAGCGGATAACTTGGGATATCTGTGCTGACAAAGGCTATCCACATGATAAAGCCCGAATTGAATTGTGAAACCATGCGTCCATTCAAAGTTGTCCAAAAGAGACCAAATGAAGTATCCACGGACATCTGATCCAATCCTGCAACAATCATAAAAATGGAAGTCCCACTCAACCCATATTTTTGTAAACTGAAAAACGTAAGAGAAACATCCTTTTGTAAAATTACCTGATTGCTTTTGCCAAACACTTCAAGTAATCACTGTGAAAATttatcctccttgcatcttctAGAGCTTCTGGCAAATTGGAGGATGCATTCTTTGATTCTGCCATGCTTATTAAAGCAAAGAATGGTTCAAGTTAGAGAATAATGTCAGCAGATGCTCTGTGCTGTCTAGTAATTAAACTGGTTAGTCACATTGTCCAGTTTAAATACTTGACATGTTAAATTTATCAGATTTTTTCAATTGTTTTCTTATATTCTGATGATGGTTTGTTCAGTGTGATTTGAAATATTAAAGCAAAAATTCATATGCCATTGAATCCAGAAAGTTATTATCAACATAATGAAAGTATCTTGAATTTACAAAACAGAATTAATTATAGTACATTAATCCCTACTATTCTATGGAGaaacccccatagaattgtagggtttGGATTCAAATACAAAGCTTGATAGGAGTGACGACGAACTAATGGGGTTCATGGGGAATTAAAGGTGAAGTGCTCAAAGAATCCACTGTTTATTAAAAAATTGCTTACTCATCTTAAATCATATTAATAAATGAATCTTACTGAaaatgaaatgatttaaaatattcATTAAACAAGTCAATACTTAAAATACCCCGTTTAAATTCGAATCGTCCCTGTTTAAATCTCTATTTTAGATTCAAACTGTGGAAACATAGGAAATGGTGAAATTATTTACCGTTCTCTGTGATGATAATTGGAGGCCTGTTGTAGATTTCTGTCAGATACTGGACAAAATTCTGAATACCCCGAGGCACCACATATGATCCCTCCATTGCTGTCTGTGAAAATGAATAAATTGGTGAAACATAGATAGCGAAGGACCCGACCTTTGTATAACAAATATGGGACTCTTACCTGTTCTCCGATGGGAATTCCATTTCTCTCGCCAGTCAAATAAACCATGGAATCTGGGTATCTCtgtggaagaagatgaggagaaagatGGGGGTTACTGGTTGCGTATACAGTTATGTAGTGGTTTATGCCCATGAAATCGAATGATCCAGCAAGCTTCCCTGACTCTTCGGGACTAAATTTTGGTAGACGCGATCCCAGTTTTTCGCGCATTTCACCCGGATAATCCCCAAAAACAATTGGGTCCAGAAACCTGCACTTAACATCAAATTCCACCAGTGGGTCCAGTAAATGGTTAAGGATTGGATTTTCATGGATGGTCTTATGAATGTTATTAAaattttttcattcatttatttatcatGTTTATATCAAATTTCTTTATTTAAATTATATCAAAAGATTGATATGTCTTAATTTGatgttggagaagaggttgaagtACCTACCATCTAATATTGAATGCCAGCATTCTATCCACAGCTGCTTGGTCATCTGGTGTATCTTCCAATGCTTCATACCATGACGAGCTAACAACAAACACAATCGACTCTCTTTGAGTTTTCTGAAAGTAACAAATGTGTAAGAAtgattgaaatttgaatttacttaagatttgatttgtttgggtGATTCACACTAATAGGTGGATTCTATTAGAATAAATAGTGTGATTTTCTATTAAACAACACTTTAAGTTTTAACTTTTTAAATGATTCAATTTGTATGGTTCAGTAGATACTATTGAAAAAGAGAGTGATTTCAGATGAACCACCTAAACAGTCAAAAATTAGGGTGATGTCTATGCAGATTTCATCTGATTAGACAGTTTTCTGTGATTtattaaacaaattgaaaataaaaaacaattcttataattcttaatttaattaataattagcaaAAGTTTGTCTGATCAGATGAAATTTGTCCCCTGCACAgcaattttaaaaacttaaaatgtGTTGTTTAAATCAAATCACACTCTTTTCTAATAAAATTGAGATTTGATTTTACATAAAAGAATACAATTTCAGATGAACCATctaaacaaatcaaaatttaaatcagATCATAGAATACCTGATATTTGTTGTTATAAATATTGACTGCGGCTGCATGGCTAAGCAGAATGTGGTGTCCAGCAAGATATGGTTCAGAGAGAGAATTCCCATGGAGGCAAGTGCCAAAAGGGAAAGAACACCTTGCAGGTGGAAATCTTCCGATGGTGTAACCCAACGGGACAAACAGATTCGGCTCATTTAGCGTAGCCCAGTATCGGACTCTGTCACCAAAGGCTTCGAAGCAAACATCTGCATAAGCTTCAAAATCCTTTCTGCACAATGACAAGCAAGTAAAAAGATCTCAACTTCGGGTTAGTCATTGAAACACTTGTAGAAAAGCTacaaattttgttttctttccgCTGTAAATTGCATACACTATGTGTGGACTGAGCCATCCGCCGTAGGAATCCTCAAGCGCTTTTGGAAGGTCGAAATGGAACAGAGTAACAAATGGCTCGATGCCTGCACACCCAAAAACCTCCAAATACTTTTGTTCAGTTATTTATCTAAACGCTGTCCTCTCGGAAATGTAGCTTTGAGAGCATAACCGGaacagcttttttttttttttggcatataCCCTTTTTCAGAAGCGCATTGATCAAATTATTGTAATATTCAATCCCAGCCATGTTGATTTTTCCCCTACCATCTGCAAACATAAAATGCCAGCTTAGATATTGTCTCTTTATTTTCTAGAAAattagaggaggaggaggagtatACCCGGGAAGATGCGAGACCAGGATATGGAGAATCTATACGCTTTCAATCCAAGTGAATCCACAAGCTCCATATCTTCCTGTTTTATTAATCATCAATTAAAGACAGGATTTTTACAATCTTAGTTTGAAATTTTAGATTAGATTTTGCTGGTTTTTTCTATTATTTCATCATCAGTTTAAATCGCATTCTATGATCTATATAGAATGAGACAGCAAGAGAAAAATTCACATAATCCATAATTTTATGTCTTATCAGAGTAAAACCACCCGCTTATATCTTCTGTTTTATTGATTATTCTACAATCACAATTGAATATTTCTGAACTAGATTATATGATGCTTTCTTTTGCTTTCATCAAG from Cryptomeria japonica chromosome 3, Sugi_1.0, whole genome shotgun sequence harbors:
- the LOC131033706 gene encoding coniferin beta-glucosidase, yielding MRMAAALQKLFFCIFFALFWRAKALERSDFPSNFIFGTASAAYQYEGAWNEDGKGPSVWDDFSHSPGRIVDGSNGDVADDQYYRYAEDMELVDSLGLKAYRFSISWSRIFPDGRGKINMAGIEYYNNLINALLKKGIEPFVTLFHFDLPKALEDSYGGWLSPHIVKDFEAYADVCFEAFGDRVRYWATLNEPNLFVPLGYTIGRFPPARCSFPFGTCLHGNSLSEPYLAGHHILLSHAAAVNIYNNKYQKTQRESIVFVVSSSWYEALEDTPDDQAAVDRMLAFNIRWFLDPIVFGDYPGEMREKLGSRLPKFSPEESGKLAGSFDFMGINHYITVYATSNPHLSPHLLPQRYPDSMVYLTGERNGIPIGEQTAMEGSYVVPRGIQNFVQYLTEIYNRPPIIITENAWQNQRMHPPICQKL